One window from the genome of Alnus glutinosa chromosome 13, dhAlnGlut1.1, whole genome shotgun sequence encodes:
- the LOC133854547 gene encoding monocopper oxidase-like protein SKU5: MAFHSFLSVFLIHITLFVSLCFAGDPFVTYDFEVSYITASPLGVPQQVIAINDKFPGPNINVTTNNNVVVNVRNKLDEGLLITWSGIQQRRSSWQDGVLGTNCPIPSKWNWTYQFQVKDQIGSFFYFPSLNFQRASGGYGGFVINNRDIIPIPFATPDGDITIIIGDWYTRNHTALRKALDAGKDLGMPDGVLINGKGPYRYNDTLVPDGIDYATFEVQPGKTYRLRVHNVGVSTSLNFRIQNHNLLLAETEGSYTVQQNYTSLDIHVGQSYSFLVTMDQNASTDYYIVASARFVNESLWKRVTGVAILHYTNSKGKAKGPLPDPPNDEYDKTFSMNQARSIRWNVSASGARPNPQGSFRYGSINVTDIYVLKNKPPVTISGKRRTTLSGISFVNPSTPIRLADQFKVKGVYKLDFPTRPLTGAPRMETSVINGTYRGFMEIILQNNDTKVQSYHMNGYAFFVVGMDYGEWTENSRGTYNKWDGIARATTQVYPGAWTSILISLDNVGVWNLRAENLDSWYLGQETYVRVVNPEDTNKTELPIPDNALFCGALGKMQKPQDISSAISIVGNRSKLFSTLLMVVCAVISILR; encoded by the exons ATGGCATTTCATAGCTTTTTATCAGTGTTCCTTATCCACATTACCTTATTTGTGAGCTTGTGTTTTGCTGGGGATCCATTTGTGACCTATGATTTTGAAGTCTCTTACATTACTGCCTCGCCTCTGGGTGTACCCCAACAG GTTATCGCTATTAATGACAAATTTCCAGGTCCTAATATTAATGTGACTACTAACAACAATGTCGTTGTCAATGTTCGAAACAAATTGGACGAGGGTCTCCTCATTACTTG GTCCGGGATTCAACAGCGGCGCAGTTCATGGCAAGATGGAGTCCTGGGTACGAATTGTCCTATTCCTTCAAAGTGGAACTGGACTTATCAATTTCAGGTTAAGGACCAGATTGGGAGCTTCTTCTATTTTCCATCTCTCAACTTCCAGAGAGCGTCCGGAGGGTATGGCGGCTTTGTTATCAATAACCGGGACATAATTCCTATTCCTTTTGCAACCCCAGACGGGGATATAACCATTATAATTGGTGATTGGTACACCCGGAACCATACG GCTTTGAGGAAGGCTCTTGATGCAGGGAAAGATCTTGGAATGCCAGATGGAGTTCTTATTAATGGGAAAGGCCCTTACAGATATAACGATACACTTGTCCCAGATGGCATTGATTATGCAACATTTGAAGTCCAGCCAG GGAAAACTTACCGACTTCGTGTACACAATGTTGGAGTGTCAACTAGTCTCAATTTCAGGATCCAGAACCATAATCTGCTTCTAGCTGAGACAGAGGGATCATATACGGTCCAACAAAATTATACTAGCTTAGATATACACGTTGGACAATCTTATTCCTTTTTGGTAACTATGGATCAGAATGCGAGTACAGATTACTACATTGTAGCAAGTGCTAGGTTTGTGAATGAATCACTCTGGAAAAGAGTTACTGGTGTTGCCATCTTGCATTACACCAATTCCAAAGGAAAGGCTAAAGGTCCCCTCCCAGACCCACCAAATGATGAATATGACAAGACTTTCTCTATGAACCAAGCAAGATCCATCAG ATGGAATGTGTCTGCTAGTGGTGCTCGCCCTAATCCACAGGGTTCTTTTAGATATGGGTCAATCAATGTGACTGATATTTATGTGTTGAAAAACAAGCCACCTGTGACAATTAGTGGGAAACGACGGACAACGCTAAGTGGAATCTCATTTGTCAATCCTTCTACACCAATCAGGCTTGCTGACCAGTTCAAAGTGAAGGGAGTGTACAAGCTTGATTTCCCCACTAGGCCACTAACAGGAGCACCTCGGATGGAAACATCAGTTATTAATGGAACATATAGAGGATTTATGGAAATCATACTACAGAACAATGACACCAAGGTGCAGAGCTATCACATGAATGGATATGCATTTTTTGTTGTGGG GATGGATTATGGTGAATGGACAGAGAATAGCAGGGGCACATATAACAAGTGGGATGGAATTGCCCGGGCCACAACACAG GTATATCCTGGAGCATGGACATCAATCTTGATATCACTCGACAATGTTGGAGTCTGGAACCTCAGGGCAGAAAACCTTGACTCTTGGTATCTTGGCCAAGAAACATATGTCAGGGTTGTCAATCCGGAGGACACTAACAAAACTGAGTTGCCCATTCCAGACAATGCCCTCTTTTGTGGTGCCCTTGGCAAAATGCAGAA GCCACAAGATATATCTTCGGCGATTTCAATCGTTGGAAACAGATCAAAGCTGTTCTCAACCCTGCTGATGGTCGTTTGTGCTGTAATTTCCATCCTCCGCTAA